A window of the Carassius carassius chromosome 36, fCarCar2.1, whole genome shotgun sequence genome harbors these coding sequences:
- the zgc:162239 gene encoding septin-2A → MDKHSDTITIGLQIEDIDFQGKFSVTLNDSGMESLLRDPDTSLCDSTEAEDKYENIHSSHIFGSSSSLAEETHSANDKSPLRPKSPGGSFDSPGFLEKYVGIVTLPNQVQQKAVKRGFVFNLMVVGESGLGKSTLVNSLFHTNLYMDRCMPGVSEKIARTVSVTKNTLDIVEEGVNLRLTVIDTPGFGDAINNHESWKAAVHYVDQEMEKYRKNEIGLNRKNITDNRVHCCLYFISPHGHGLKPIDVNFMKALDQKVNIVPVLAKADSLTPKETRNMKAKILSEIDKFKIRIFQVSECDTYNEDLFKQQTLEIKRSIPFAVIGSSTVVERNGRRVRARVYPWGTVEVENPSHSDFVHLRNMLIRTHMQDLIHTTHYVLYENYRINSLCRNPFLENV, encoded by the exons ATGGATAAGCACAGTGACA CAATCACTATAGGTTTACAGATTGAGGACATTGACTTTCAAGGTAAA TTTTCCGTAACTCTGAATGACTCTGGAATGGAAAGTCTCCTCAGGGATCCTGACACTTCTCTTTGCGACTCCACTGAAGCGGAGGACAAATATGAAAATATCCATTCGTCTCACATATTTGGCTCATCCTCTTCTCTGGCTGAAGAGACTCATTCCGCTAATGACAAATCACCTCTTAGACCCAAGAGTCCAGGGGGCAGCTTTGACTCTCCTGGCTTTTTAGAG AAATATGTTGGCATTGTTACATTGCCAAACCAAGTACAACAGAAAGCAGTGAAAAGGGGATTTGTGTTCAATCTGATGGTTGTTG GTGAGTCTGGCTTAGGCAAATCCACTCTTGTCAACAGCCTTTTCCACACAAACCTCTATATGGACAGATGCATGCCTGGTGTTTCAG AGAAGATAGCTCGGACAGTATCAGTAACGAAAAACACTTTAGACATTGTTGAAGAGGGAGTAAATCTAAGACTCACTGTTATCGACACCCCTGGTTTTGGAGATGCCATTAATAATCATGAAAg CTGGAAGGCTGCGGTTCATTATGTAGATCAGGAGATGGAGAAGTACCGCAAAAATGAGATTGGGTTGAACCGTAAAAACATAACAGACAACAGAGTGCACTGCTGTCTGTACTTCATTTCGCCTCATGGCCATGG tctcaaaccaattgATGTGAACTTTATGAAAGCCCTGGATCAGAAGGTCAACATTGTGCCTGTGCTGGCTAAAGCAGACAGCCTCACTCCAAAAGAGACCCGCAATATGAAGGCAAAG ATTTTGAGTGAAATTGATAAATTCAAAATCAGGATCTTCCAGGTCTCGGAGTGCGACACGTATAATGAAGATCTGTTTAAGCAGCAGACTCTAGAGATAAAG AGAAGTATACCCTTTGCTGTTATTGGGAGTAGTACAGTAGTAGAGAGAAATGGCAGAAGAGTTCGAGCCCGTGTCTATCCATGGGGCACTGTAGAAG TTGAGAATCCATCTCACAGTGATTTTGTGCATCTGAGAAACATGTTGATCCGCACACACATGCAGGACCTGATACACACAACCCACTATGTGTTGTATGAGAACTATCGTATAAATAGCCTGTGCAGGAACCCATTCTTG GAGAATGTCTAA
- the mntb gene encoding MAX network transcriptional repressor b, with the protein MSIDTLLEAARYLEWQAQQQQITREEEERRREKALLSREAEQKLSAPIIQSVQVNHVTWADNMRLEPHCHHQHHPPVPPPPLPPPVPIAVIPIPVVPANPVAPPIQSASSLHTASPMPVVTPLTTALCPPAAPLLSPNGKDALSPPQQQQQHHHLIAHVKAEANSLPLSNNSPKQQPQPQPQQTQALLQQYQAPIITAQPSPHRHALLPQPALPQPQPTPAQGQEGQPPRHNGAAVEESRSLDGKRRPGGAGTREVHNKLEKNRRAHLKECFETLKRNVPNVDEKKTSNLSVLRSALRYIQTLKRKEKEYEHEMERLAREKIATQQRLAELKNELSQCIDIMEIDRILRQTVQPEDDQASTSTASEGEDNFDQDVDDDMLSSPPSSSAAKPSAPAPSEPRAAMPPPSILTTHIAIHHKPTTPPNQPQPTVVTPQAIAPAPPSHIVSPPQPTVITHASVSHASVIQAVNHVIPAGPKHLAHIAPSSGGQPIGHITVHPVAHLPAAIYPQSVTVSQAAMVGHITHTLAHHPHTHAHVNGTPVTGQQATMVGKPTAVVAHHHTGLVGQTVLNPVTMVTVPPFPVSTLKLA; encoded by the exons ATGAGTATCGATACTCTATTGGAAGCGGCCAGGTATTTGGAGTGGCAAGCCCAGCAACAACAGATTACACGTG AGGAGGAGGAGCGGCGGCGAGAGAAGGCCTTGCTGTCCCGTGAGGCGGAGCAGAAGCTCTCCGCCCCAATTATACAGTCTGTCCAAGTTAACCATGTGACCTGGGCCGACAACATGCGGCTCGAGCCACACTGCCACCACCAGCACCACCCGCCGGTCCCGCCCCCTCCCCTCCCACCACCTGTTCCCATAGCTGTCATTCCTATCCCAGTGGTCCCTGCCAACCCTGTGGCCCCTCCCATTCAGTCCGCTTCGTCCCTTCACACAGCCTCCCCTATGCCAGTGGTCACACCCTTGACCACAGCCCTGTGCCCACCAGCAGCCCCCCTCCTCAGCCCCAATGGCAAGGATGCCCTTTCCCctccacagcagcagcagcaacaccATCACTTGATCGCACATGTGAAAGCAGAAGCTAACAGCTTGCCTCTGTCGAATAACAGTCCCAAGCAGCAACCGCAGCCACAGCCACAACAAACACAGGCACTTTTGCAACAGTATCAAGCCCCCATCATCACAGCCCAGCCTTCACCACATCGACATGCCCTCCTGCCCCAGCCAGCACTACCCCAACCTCAGCCCACACCGGCCCAGGGTCAGGAAGGTCAACCGCCCAGACATAACGGAGCTGCTGTGGAAGAGTCACGCAGCCTGGATGGGAAGAGGAGACCTGGAGG GGCTGGAACTCGAGAAGTTCACAACAAGCTGGAAAAGAACAG ACGAGCACATCTGAAAGAATGCTTTGAGACCCTCAAGAGGAACGTTCCTAATGTGGATGAAAAGAAAACTTCCAATCTGAGTGTCTTGAGGAGTGCGCTCCGCTACAtccag ACTTTGAAGCGGAAAGAAAAGGAGTACGAGCATGAGATGGAGCGCTTGGCACGGGAGAAGATCGCCACTCAGCAAAGACTCGCCGAGCTGAAGAATGAGCTGAGCCAGTGTATAGACATCATGGAGATCGACAGGATACTCCGACAAACTGTTCAACCGGAAGATGATCAGGCCTCCACATCAACAGCATCAG AGGGTGAAGACAACTTCGACCAAGATGTAGATGATGACATGCTCTCCTCCCCGCCCTCGTCTTCTGCGGCCAAACCGTCTGCACCGGCGCCGTCAGAGCCCCGCGCTGCCATGCCTCCACCCTCCATTCTCACCACGCATATCGCCATACATCACAAACCCACCACACCACCCAATCAACCCCAGCCCACCGTGGTCACCCCTCAAGCCATAGCCCCTGCGCCCCCTTCCCACATCGTTTCCCCTCCTCAGCCAACAGTCATCACCCACGCATCCGTATCGCATGCGTCCGTCATCCAAGCTGTCAACCACGTCATCCCAGCTGGGCCAAAACATCTGGCGCACATTGCGCCCTCTAGTGGCGGCCAGCCTATCGGGCACATCACCGTGCATCCCGTGGCCCACCTCCCCGCCGCAATCTACCCGCAGTCGGTGACCGTCTCGCAGGCGGCGATGGTGGGGCACATCACACACACGTTGGCACACCACCCGCACACTCACGCCCATGTTAATGGCACGCCGGTCACAGGCCAGCAGGCCACCATGGTGGGAAAGCCAACAGCTGTGGTCGCTCACCATCACACCGGGCTGGTGGGCCAGACGGTGCTCAATCCGGTGACTATGGTGACTGTTCCTCCTTTTCCCGTCAGCACACTAAAGCTGGCCTGA
- the septin4a gene encoding septin 4a produces MRCTGSASALSSLAIEDCEDAELAYTMRDLPPRAAHTFPGCEKPMMDREPDGSTHPNTLGTPTFTRPMNRSFLGSETELPHRGQLSSMSSLDSPLSPSRPKSPWGRFDPYDSAEDQDKEYVGFATLPSQVHRKSVKKGFAFTLMVAGESGLGKSTLVNSLFLTDLYKDRKMLNAEERISQTVEITKHTVAIEEKGVKLKLTIVDTPGFGDAVNNTESWRTVVDYIDQQFEQYFRDESGLNRKNIQDNRVHCCLYFISPYGHGLRPMDVEFMKMLHEKVNIVPVLAKADGLTPLEVRKMKMKIRMEIERFDINIYQFPECDSDEDEEFKLQHQELKDTIPFAVIGSNVQVESQGRRFRGRQYPWGVVEVENPAHSDFLKLRNMLVRTHMQDLKDVTREAHYENYRAQCIQNMTRMVVRERKRSLCNRQRDSTSDLPVPLMPVDSETERLIWEKDEELRRMQEVLERIQEQMHHGY; encoded by the exons ATGCGATGTACAGGCAGCGCGAGCGcg TTGTCTAGTTTAGCCATAGAAGACTGTGAGGACGCTGAACTGGCCTATACCATGAGAGACCTGCCCCCTAGAGCTGCTCACACCTTCCCTGGATGTGAGAAGCCCATGATGGACAGGGAGCCGGATGGCAGCACCCACCCTAATACACTAGGGACACCCACTTTCACCCGGCCGATGAACAGAAGTTTCCTGGGCTCTGAGACGGAGTTACCCCACCGTGGACAGCTCAGCTCCATGAGCTCTCTGGATTCTCCCCTGAGCCCCTCTCGCCCAAAAAGTCCTTGGGGCAGATTTGACCCCTATGACTCTGCTGAG GATCAAGATAAGGAGTATGTTGGCTTTGCAACGCTGCCTAGCCAAGTGCACAGGAAATCTGTGAAAAAGGGGTTTGCCTTTACTCTTATGGTGGCAG GGGAGTCGGGTTTGGGGAAATCTACACTAGTCAACAGCCTCTTCCTCACAGACCTTTACAAAGACAGGAAGATGCTGAATGCTGAAG AGCGGATCTCACAGACAGTGGAAATCACgaaacacactgtggctatagaGGAGAAAGGAGTCAAACTGAAACTCACCATTGTGGATACACCAGGATTCGGGGATGCTGTCAACAACACAGAGAG CTGGAGGACAGTTGTGGACTACATTGACCAGCAGTTTGAGCAATACTTTCGTGATGAAAGCGGCCTCAACCGTAAAAACATTCAGGACAACCGTGTGCACTGCTGCCTCTACTTCATCTCACCATATGGCCATGG ACTCAGACCGATGGACGTGGAGTTCATGAAGATGCTACATGAGAAGGTCAACATAGTGCCTGTGCTGGCCAAAGCAGATGGTCTCACCCCACTGGAAgtcagaaaaatgaaaatgaag attcGTATGGAGATTGAGAGATTCGATATTAACATCTACCAGTTCCCTGAATGTGATTCAGATGAAGATGAGGAGTTCAAACTTCAACACCAGGAACTGAAG GACACCATTCCCTTTGCAGTAATTGGCAGTAATGTCCAAGTTGAAAGCCAAGGCAGGCGCTTCAGAGGCCGTCAGTACCCCTGGGGTGTGGTGGAAG TGGAGAACCCTGCTCACTCCGACTTCCTGAAGCTGAGGAACATGTTGGTGCGCACGCACATGCAAGACCTGAAGGATGTGACACGGGAAGCTCATTACGAGAATTACCGCGCTCAGTGCATCCAGAACATGACCCGCATGGTGGTCAGGGAGAGGAAACGCAG CCTGTGTAACCGGCAAAGAGACAGCACCTCAGATCTTCCTGTGCCTCTGATGCCGGTGGACAGCGAGACTGAGCGACTTATTTGGGAGAAAGATGAAGAG TTGCGCCGAATGCAGGAAGTTCTGGAAAGGATTCAGGAACAGATGCATCATGGATATTAA